A window of Equus przewalskii isolate Varuska chromosome 6, EquPr2, whole genome shotgun sequence genomic DNA:
AACATTGGAGATCATCcactcattttatatatgaggaaatcaaggccAGAGGCAGAAATGGCAAAACTGCATTAGATCCTGGTCCATTTGACTGCCTACCATCCACCCACGTAATTCCCACGATTCTGAACCTGATCGGTTCCAAATGTGCCTGTGTACCTCTTAGTCTGTGTAATACTGACATGCAATCTGCTTAAGCAGTATTTTTTGCCAAGTTAGTTTGGCACACTTCTTTGGGTCCCTGAGTATTGCTCAGGTCTGTCTGTCCGTCATTCCTAGTGTGTTCTTGTGCGTGGTACAATTGTCTATGAGCTGCCAGAGGTGTGTGCCTAAGGGAAACTATCTGTGTTTGTTGTGGGTCTATAGGCTGCGGTGGGTCTCTGATTTTCTGTTGAAGGATGTGTGTTGACCTGTGCTTGGCAGTTTTGTGTCTATGTACTTGTTTGGTGCCTGAGGATAATTGTGATTCTGTATGTTAGGATTATGGGTCTATGGGCTGCTGTGTACCTATTTATGTGTCTCTCTTCACGGCGAAGGTTGTGCATACACTGACAATTGTGTGTCCACTTGGATGTGTGTTTGTACACAGTGAAGGCTGTGGGTCTAATTGCAACCGTGTCCGTGAGGGCTGCATGTTTAAAGGCTGAAGGGACTCTGTATTTGCCTTTGATCTCTCAGTTATGAGAAAATGTGTATAGCCGTGTGTCCAGGACAGGAATGTGTTTGTCTCTCAGCCAAGCGCGGTCCTCACCCAGGGACTGGGATCACGGTCACGTTCCTGGATGCCTCGCCCGGCTTCCCGGAGGGGCGGGGTCCCGGGGGGACCCACCCCCCCGTCCGGGAGGAGAAGCCCCTTCTCTCTCCGCAGAAGCCGGGGGGCCTGGGCGGTGTCGaagccaggccccgccccccctCGAGTCCAGCCTGCTCAGTGGCCGTGTCTGCGGTGACGTCGCGGGGATCGCAGAGCAAAGACCCGGCGCCGGGCGCGCGGGAGGTATTGTCCGTCGCCCCGGGCTTTGTTAACGTCGTCGCCAGCTCCCACGGCCCGAGCGCGTCCTGGCCGCTGCAGCTCGGAGCGGgtgcccgccgccgccgccgccgccgccatggTGTCCCCTGTCACTGTGGTGAgtgagcgagcgagcgagcgagccgGTGTCCCGCGCGGCCGGAGCCCACCGGCCGGGAACTGGGCTGCGGCAGGCCAAGCCGCCGGGAGCCGCGGCCGGGCGGGGAGCCGCGGCGGCGGGGCGGCGCTGTCACGGCCCCAGCTCCCCGGGCCCGCCGCGCCCTTCCTCCGCGCGCCCCTCGCCCGCGGGCGGGCGGGAGGAAAACAGTGGGCACGTGACTCGGAAGCGTGACTTTGTGGATCTCTGGGTGTCTTGCGCGGCTCGGCGGGGTCGCTGCcgggaggaggaaggggacagCAGCGGGCCGCCGGGTTCTGCGTGGGCAGACCACGGGGAGgcgtgggggagggcaggagggtgcCCGAGACCGCCTGGGAATCCTGTCCCAAAtttgtttcctcctctccttcatcTTATAAACAAGTccgggggcggggagaggggacgCCCATGAGTCTAAGCAGCGTTGAGAACGCGCAGGAGGAAGGGGGATCGTTCTCTACTGACACGTCCTTGTATTCAGACTTTCTAACTCGAACCTTTGTCTCTTTTCCCCACCCGCCTTCTTCTGGTGCTGGGTTCTCTGTGACGGTCAGAGTCCACCCCAGCTACTACTGCCTGTTTCTCCTGGGAAATATgggggagatggggggaggggtaTGGAGCAGACGTTGATGCTTCCAAGGGCTGACAGGTGGATGCTGTGGAGATCTGGGGACTGCGCGCTGTGTGTCTcctccagtctcctcctctgcccatgCCCCTGCCCTGACCAGCCTGGATGTGGAAATCACCATAGGAAGGGACTTAGTcgtctcttctctctgctctcaccTGGGCAGAGCAAGCGCAGGCTTGGACCCTGGACCCACCCATCTGCCTCTTCCCTACCCCCTTTATCACAGTCTGATCAGTCCCCAGGTAACTAGTGCCCCGGGAGTCTGAGTGTGTCCTCAGAGCCCTCTGCTGGACAGCTCAGCCAGCCAGAGGCACAGTCACTTTGGGTAAAGTGTGGGTATCCATGGAACCTCAGCTGCTCCGGATTGCCCCCAGAGACCCTGTACCAGAAGCCCCAAGAAAGCAGCTTCAGGGGCTCACAGATTCAGAATATCTGCAGCATCTCCCTCCCTCAGTTTGGGGAGTGCCTGCAGTGGCCTTGGACACAACCTTTCTTTAGCTGCCCTTCCCCCTAATCCAGCTGAGACCAAGTCAGCTGCTCTAACTTCCCCTTCTGTTCCTCGTCTCCTCCCAGCCTGTCTGCTGGCTTCAGATCAAAAGCTGGGAAGGGaacccctcccccttcctgcctctctttctgATGTGCCTTGAGTTGCTCTTGTTCTGTAGGAATTGAGACTTATTGACACCCTCCTCCAACCCCCCCAATCCCTGAAATGATTGGTGTTTCAGGGACAGTTTTCTTGCTCCCAACTCATGGGTCCATTTCTCCAGCCTGCATCCCCATCTGCTCTCCTTGCCCATGATGGTACCTTTTGGCTGGGGCAGCTGGAGTGGAGGCTGAGGAGCAGACTGGCCAAAGAGAGAGCCCACCCTCATGCCTTCCTAGCACTCACCTGGTGTTGCCAGGGCCCTAAGCCCACGCCCTGGCCCCACTGCTGAGGGTCACGAGTTGGCCAGCTGTGGCGTCTCTCTGGTTTCCTGCTGACTCCACTCCATTCCAGGCAGCTGGGGGCTGATGCTGGCAGAGAGGGGCtaaaggggctttggggagggcgggggtgggggcaggaagggggaaGCATTGGGCTGCAGAAGAGGACATTATCCCAAAGTCTGTCTTATGCCCAGTGAGTGATCATTctggtcctgccccagggccaagAATGCACTTGGGCAGCAGGAACAGTGGAGCCCTTTTCCTTCCTAATCAATTAAGCCTCAGGGTGGTGACGGGCTTGTTCACACTCCGCTGGCTGGTTGGGGCAGGGCAAAGTGGGTTTCTCTGTGTTGACCCTCCCTACTTGGGAGGTGGGCCTGTCTTTGGGGTGGATGTCTGGGCTGAGGGGGCTGGCTCTGAGCCCCTCTATGGGCTTCTGAGCTCCAAAGCTCTGAGTACTGCCCTTGTCCTATGTCCTCCAGGTGAAGAGTGAGGGACCCAAGCTGGTGCCCTTCTTCAAGGCCACCTGCGTGTATTTTGTGCTCTGGCTGCCCTCATCCAGCCCGTCGTGGGTCAGCGCCCTCATCAAGTGCCTGCCCATCTTCTGCCTCTGGCTCTTCCTTCTGGCCCATGGCCTAGGATTCCTGCTGGCCCATCCCAGTGCCACCCGCATCTTTGTGGGGCTCGTCTTCTCCGCTGTAGGTGATGCCTTCCTCATCTGGCAGGACCAGGGCTACTTTGTGCACGGTCAGTCGCCACAGTAGCTACCTGGGAGGAATCTTGGGGCTGGGGCCTAGAGGGTCCCAGGAGCCAAGAATTTGGCAGAGGGAGCTCTTGAACAAGAATGTGGGGAAACTGCAGGGTTCTGAGGCCAAGGACTGTGGGGCCCCTATTGGAGGATGACCTTGCAGGTTATCTGGTGATCGGTTCTGGAATTCCTCAGGGGAGAGGGGGGCATGTCTTTATCTTTGTGgatttctccccacccccatcccctgtTACTGGTTACTCGCCTGAGCCTGCCCTCAGCATCCCCTCATCTCCTCTCACTCCCAGGTGTGCTGATGTTTGCTGTGACCCACATGCTCTACGCCTCGGCCTTTGGCATGCGGCCACTGGCTCTTCGGACAGGTCTGGTGATGGCAGTGCTGGCAGGCCTGTACTACGCCCTCCTCTACCCGGGCCTCTCAGGTGCCTTCACCTACCTGGTGGGGGTCTATGTGGCCATTATCACCTTCATGGGCTGGCGTGCTGTGGCGGGGCTGCAGCTGGTTGGGGCAGCCTGGCGCTGGACTGAGCTGGCGGCAGGCAGTGGTGCAGTGCTCTTTATGGTCTCAGACATGACCATCGGCATCAACAAGTTTTGCTTCCCTGTGCCCTACTCGCGGGCGCTCATCATGTCCACCTACTACGCTGCCCAGATGCTCATCGCCCTGTCAGCTGTCGAGAGCCGGGAGCCAGTGGAAGACTACAGACTGAGCAAGGCCAACTGAGGGGGCCAGGGTCTGgtcacccctctctcctcctgcggCTGGGGTCCAGAACCTGGGAACCTGCAAGAGCTGGATCAGGATGGCTGCAGGACCAGCCTGGGGCAGCAGGTGCCACTTGGGAAATGTGCAGGTTTGAGGGGGTAAACAGGAAAAGGATCTCCCTAGCAGAGCTTAGTGGTCCAGGCAATGCTGAGAGCTAAAAGGAGCCAGCCTGATGCTCCTTGCTGGAGCCAGAAGCAGACGTCTCCCCACCTCTACCCCATCGGGACTGTCAAAGCCCCTCTGGAGGGCAATGGTGCTCAGCTTCTTGACCTCCCCCCACTTCTACTAGGTGGAAGAGTCTGACTCACCCATTCCCATTCTTTCTGATCTGCGCAGAGttgagggaagaggggagaagtCTGTGCTGAAATGACCCAGGCCCAGCGCTTGAAGCCCCTTTCTCGGGCCTCTCGTTGGGAAGACTGGATGAAGGCGGAGTCTTCCTTTCGCTCATCTATCCTTGTTACTTGAACAATCTCAGTCTCTAAGTGGTGGGTGGGAAGGGGTGTCTGTCCAGGTAGCAAGGTTGGGGACTTCTTTGGCCTGAGAGCTTGGGGTACCAAGGATTCAAGTTGGTCTCCTCTGTCTCAAAGGCCAGCCCAGAGCTCAGGCCCCACACCACCACCCTCAGACCCTATCCCCAGGGTTAGGGTGAACCATGCCAAAGGAAGGGGCcagctatgtgtgtgtgtagtctgTCTCTCAGCCCATCTATGTCTTTCTCTGCCATATGTCTCTGTCCTGCTGTCTATTCAAGTCTTATAGGGGGAGGGCCTCAGGGAGCTGCTGAGGGGGTGCTGAGCCTGGCTCAGAGAGCTGGGAACCCCCCGatgtcccccaccccctccactctCAGTGctttcctgcctgcccctcctgcaCTGGGAGCAAGAGGAGGGGGCTCTAGGGTCCTAAGACCCGAGGCACATTCAATGCAAGAGGAGCAAGGATGGGGTGACTCTATCCTTTACTgctcatataaaaataaaaataaaaatcaaaggccACTAGTTGCCCTGCTTGTCTGCCGGTGTGGCACATGCCTGTCCtggagaggagggggtgggggtatGATGCCAGGGCCCTGGAAGTCCTCACAGCCTGGGTCACACTCCTGACCAGTGCATCTTGGTGccaggctggcttcctggctctGGTGACACTGTGCTGGTTGGAGTGGGTCTCACTTCCCTGGTCTTGTGTGTGGGTGAGGATGCAGTTCATGAGGATGGGTAGTAGATTTGCCACTATCCAGATTTATCCGTGATGCACTCCCTGTGCACGGGTGCCTAGCAGCTTTGGTGACTTAGTTACCCAGTGTTCTCTACggctgcctgcctcctcccctcctcaccccagacctgctgcctGCTCCAGAATGATCCAGATTCCCTTCAGCCATCTCCTCTTTCCTTGGGCTCTGGGCTCAGTTGAACAGCTGAGAGGACTGAGATTAGATTGGCTGCTTCATACTTTAGATGTGAAGCCCTGGCAGAATAATGTGTTACCTCAGTCCAGGGACATTTGCATCTTAACAGGCAGTGCCCTGACCCAGAGTAGAAAGGGAAGCCTTGGGTGGTGGTGAACATGCCATCAATAGAGGGGCTCTACAATTGGGGGGATGTCAGAGAGGAGACTCAGGTCCCATGGGGGTGTTGGATGACTCAGTGATTTCCACACTGGAGTTTTTATAGGCATCCCTAGTGGGAGATGGCGAAAGGATAAGTAGAGGAGGGAGGCTCAGAGACCCCGTATCCTTGATTCAAGTCCAGAAGCttcttaggaatttttttttttaaaggaaggattCCATTGCAAAACAAGTTGGAAACCTAACGGGCTGGATGACCAGTCTCTTCTAGCTCTAAGATGCTCTAATTCTCAAACACTGGGATCCCTGGGCTCCAAAGAGGCAAGGTCCTGATCCCTTCAAACCCCAGAATTCTGAAGACAGACCTACCTGGTGTGAGGAAATGGGAGGGAGCAGGATGGGGAGAAGGATGAAGCTGGCAAGACTTGTCCCCCTCTGCCCTGCCGGGAGGGGAGGGTCCAGTGTGGttgtggcagggggtgggggtgggcaagTCAAGGTCCAGTGAAAGGGGGCTGGTCACTCCCCGTGTGCGTAGGTTTGGACAAAGCTCTCAGGGGTCCAGGTTCTGTGTATCCGCATCCCACTCCTGCTGCACACCACACTCAGGAACAGGCAAGGGTGAGCTCACTCCATTTATTGTCCCATCCTTTCACTGAATGTTTGCAGTGACAAGCACCAGAGAGCAAACTGGGTTTCCCTCACTGAGGCCACACAGAGGACAGGCCAAGAAGCCCCACAGCACAACATTCTCCTgatgcctgggctgggctggagctcACATAAGATGCTTGGATTTCTTCTGCAGACTCTCGGTGACTGATGCTAGAACTGACTTATCATCTTGGTCTGAAAGAGCAAAGCAAGCGTTTGTTAGTGTTAATGATGCTGGGGCAAGGGAAACTTCAAACTGCTGGACTTGCAGTTACTATGCAGGAACCAGGGGCTGGATCCTGCCTGAGATCCTCAGTCCTCCCTGGGGCTAGGCCGCAGCTCCAGCCCCAGTCTCCCAAGGTCAGCTGAGCACGTGGGGCCAAGAGCTGCCAATTATTCAGCCCTTAATATTTGCCAAGCACTTCTGTGCAccatctcatttaagcctcacaaaaGCTCTAAGaagtagatgagaaaacaggctcagcgTGGCctgccaaggtcacatggctggtgaGTAGTGTagccagggccctgggcccaTGTGCTTACAACCAGAATTAAGTTGTCAGGGATCTCTCTAGCTGTGGAGTGAAAGCTGGATGTCTCCCGCAGTGCCTTCCCTGGCCTAGTTCTGTTACACAGTTCAGCGGCCGCTCTGGAGGCATCATCTCAGTGCCAGACACTTAGCTGAGTAGTTGAGAGACAGAGACATAGGACATGGTCCTTTCCCCAAGGGAAGGCATTCGTAACAGGATGAAAAAGGTCTGTAACTGTGGACTCCACGGACGCCAAGGGAGTGCCATGCAGAGTTCAGGGAACGGCAgaggatgaggctggagaggtagatGGGGTGGTGGGGAGCCTCGTAGGTTGGGATTTTACCAACAGGATCATGGAAAAGCTAGGAGTTTAAGCAACAGGGAGCAAGGCAGGTCAGCTTTGCATTTAGAGTTCACACTACTAGCTATGTAGCTGTGAAGACAGTAGAGTGTGtaggaagaaataaagtatttCCCCTGCAAGTGCACAGATGAGCAGAACATGGAACACGTGTGTGTGTTCTTGCAAACTTGCAAGTCTGCAGGGGCAAGGCACAGAACAACTTTGAGAGATGGGAGAGAGTGGTGCAAACGGTGGCCGGTCAGAGAATGTTTACATTACCTGATGGCAGAGTAAATAAAAAACGGCGCCAGCCCTGCCAGAAGAGTCTGTCAACAGCCCAGAGACCGTGATTTTGCGCATCTGCCCCAGACGGGACACAGCTGCTCCCGGGGCACCCCCCACACCCCTCAGGTCCGGCTCCGCGGGGCCCTCACGTAGATGGTGAGCGCACAGCTGCTACGGTCCTTGCCCAGCTCCTTCACCGGCACGCTGTGCTCGCTGCTGTCCTTGAGCGTGCAGGTGGGGAAGACGATTGTGCACACGCCGCTGGTGGAGTTTTATCAGAACCTGATGTTGACGTCGCCCTTGTAGAGGGTCACCGTGGGCCGCGAGTTCCCAAGGAAGGCGCAGGTCATGGTGCAGTCCTGGCCGCGCAGCACCGTGGGCGGCTGGGGCCGGGGAGCGGGGGAGTGTCAGGAAGCGCGGCGCGCGGCGCCAGTCCTTCAGCTGGGACGACTTCGACTTGGCGCTCAGGTCCTCGACTGCGTCGGCGGGCCCTGAGTGGGTCAAGGCCATCTCCATCGCCCGCCGGTTTAGAGCTCGGAAGGCGCCCCGAGACCCAGCCCACGGGACCCTGATGACCTGGGTTAGCTTCCTATGCTATCAGCTCTGGGACCCCAACTTTATAC
This region includes:
- the TMEM86A gene encoding lysoplasmalogenase TMEM86A isoform X1, which codes for MCIAVCPGQECVCLSAKRGPHPGTGITVTFLDASPGFPEGRGPGGTHPPVREEKPLLSPQKPGGLGGVEARPRPPSSPACSVAVSAVTSRGSQSKDPAPGAREVKSEGPKLVPFFKATCVYFVLWLPSSSPSWVSALIKCLPIFCLWLFLLAHGLGFLLAHPSATRIFVGLVFSAVGDAFLIWQDQGYFVHGVLMFAVTHMLYASAFGMRPLALRTGLVMAVLAGLYYALLYPGLSGAFTYLVGVYVAIITFMGWRAVAGLQLVGAAWRWTELAAGSGAVLFMVSDMTIGINKFCFPVPYSRALIMSTYYAAQMLIALSAVESREPVEDYRLSKAN
- the TMEM86A gene encoding lysoplasmalogenase TMEM86A isoform X2, with amino-acid sequence MCIAVCPGQECVCLSAKRGPHPGTGITVTFLDASPGFPEGRGPGGTHPPVREEKPLLSPQKPGGLGGVEARPRPPSSPACSVAVSAVTSRGSQSKDPAPGAREVLSVAPGFVNVVASSHGPSASWPLQLGAGARRRRRRRHGVPCHCGVLMFAVTHMLYASAFGMRPLALRTGLVMAVLAGLYYALLYPGLSGAFTYLVGVYVAIITFMGWRAVAGLQLVGAAWRWTELAAGSGAVLFMVSDMTIGINKFCFPVPYSRALIMSTYYAAQMLIALSAVESREPVEDYRLSKAN
- the TMEM86A gene encoding lysoplasmalogenase TMEM86A isoform X3 is translated as MVSPVTVVKSEGPKLVPFFKATCVYFVLWLPSSSPSWVSALIKCLPIFCLWLFLLAHGLGFLLAHPSATRIFVGLVFSAVGDAFLIWQDQGYFVHGVLMFAVTHMLYASAFGMRPLALRTGLVMAVLAGLYYALLYPGLSGAFTYLVGVYVAIITFMGWRAVAGLQLVGAAWRWTELAAGSGAVLFMVSDMTIGINKFCFPVPYSRALIMSTYYAAQMLIALSAVESREPVEDYRLSKAN